Proteins from a genomic interval of Gemmatimonadaceae bacterium:
- a CDS encoding di-heme enzyme, translated as MVQVSQIPARARPSPLAVAARFSALLAAACAGNGHELAPRYSGDPADYTWQLPDGWPTPTVPADNPMSPAKVELGRRLFYDVRLSGNAISGCSACHRQEFGFADARNRSIGTTGEPHPRNSPSVANVGYFRVFTWTDPVTPDLEHQALVPMFGDRPVELGLKGMETQLLDRLRAEPLYRELFPLSFPGSGDPFTVSNVTRALAAFQRSMVTGTAPYDRELRGERGAMSASALRGQQLFFSSALKCSECHWGPLFTSASSFNPDGTAHPVFANNGLYNLDGAGAYPADNRGLFDRTGKAEDMGKFRVPSLRNLTFTFPYMHDGSVGSLEDVVDNYARGGRLIASGPLAGDGSRSPFKDARLQGFTLTAQEKLDLVAFLRSLSDSALVKEARFSNPWALK; from the coding sequence ATGGTGCAAGTGTCGCAGATCCCCGCTCGTGCTCGACCGTCCCCCCTGGCCGTAGCCGCACGCTTCAGTGCGCTGCTGGCCGCTGCGTGCGCGGGAAACGGCCACGAGCTGGCACCGCGCTACTCGGGTGATCCCGCTGACTACACATGGCAGCTCCCCGATGGGTGGCCCACGCCGACCGTCCCAGCCGACAACCCGATGTCACCGGCCAAGGTCGAGCTCGGGCGCCGTCTCTTCTACGACGTACGCCTGTCGGGAAACGCGATTTCGGGATGCTCGGCGTGTCATCGCCAGGAGTTCGGCTTTGCCGATGCGCGCAACCGATCGATTGGCACCACGGGCGAGCCGCATCCGCGCAATTCCCCAAGCGTCGCCAACGTCGGCTACTTCCGCGTCTTCACCTGGACCGATCCCGTCACGCCGGATCTCGAGCACCAGGCGCTCGTCCCGATGTTCGGCGACCGTCCGGTGGAACTCGGTCTCAAGGGAATGGAGACGCAGCTGCTCGACCGACTGCGCGCCGAGCCGTTGTATCGCGAGCTGTTTCCGCTCTCGTTCCCGGGGAGTGGTGATCCGTTCACCGTGTCCAACGTGACGCGGGCGCTGGCGGCCTTTCAGCGTTCGATGGTGACCGGCACTGCGCCATACGATCGCGAGCTGCGCGGCGAACGCGGGGCGATGAGCGCGTCAGCGCTGCGCGGGCAACAGCTCTTCTTCTCCAGCGCGCTCAAGTGCAGCGAGTGTCACTGGGGCCCGCTCTTCACCAGCGCTTCGTCGTTCAATCCCGACGGCACCGCGCACCCGGTCTTCGCCAACAACGGGCTATACAACCTCGATGGTGCCGGCGCCTATCCGGCCGACAATCGCGGACTCTTCGATCGCACGGGAAAGGCGGAGGACATGGGGAAGTTCCGTGTTCCCTCGCTGCGCAACCTCACCTTCACCTTTCCCTACATGCACGATGGGAGCGTAGGGTCGCTGGAGGACGTAGTCGATAACTACGCGCGCGGCGGGCGCCTGATCGCCAGCGGCCCGCTTGCCGGCGACGGGAGCCGGAGTCCGTTCAAGGACGCGCGACTCCAGGGCTTCACGCTCACAGCGCAGGAAAAGCTCGACCTCGTGGCGTTCCTGCGTTCGCTGAGCGACTCGGCGCTGGTGAAGGAGGCGCGGTTCTCGAATCCGTGGGCACTTAAATAG
- a CDS encoding amidohydrolase has translation MTLIRPFSRPLGRLVAAGAAVALSLPTAAKAQKGKPDAAAPIISALDAKFDHYASIAKQIWGFAEVGYQEEKSSALLQKELKDAGFAVEAGVVGEPTGFIANYGSGKPVIAIVGEFDALPGLSQEASPFKKAISDGGPGHGCGHHLFGTASTAAAIAVKEWMVANKIPGTLRFYGTPAEEGGSGKVYMVRAGLFKDVDAVVSWHPGDRNVADANSTLANISAKFRFRGISAHAAGAPEKGRSALDGVEAMTHMVNMMREHVPQDTRIHYVITNGGKAPNVVPDFAELFIYARQSDMRVLDQIWQWMINASKGAAMGTMTTVEHETIGAVYNVLPNEVLTRVQQKNLERVGGVQYTAEDRAFATELQKSLQGPVPPIDDAGKVFPFTGGSVDPASTDMGDVSWAVPTVQLSAATWVPGTPAHSWQAVAAGGTPIGAKGMLVAAKTMSLTAIDLFKDPSLIVKAKAEFDQRRGPNFVYSTRLDREKPALDYRK, from the coding sequence ATGACTCTCATCCGTCCGTTCTCCCGTCCGCTGGGGCGCCTAGTCGCCGCAGGTGCTGCCGTCGCGCTCAGCCTTCCTACCGCCGCCAAGGCGCAGAAGGGAAAGCCGGACGCGGCCGCCCCCATCATTTCCGCGCTCGACGCGAAGTTCGACCACTACGCTTCCATCGCCAAGCAGATCTGGGGCTTCGCCGAGGTCGGGTATCAGGAGGAGAAGTCGAGCGCCCTGCTCCAGAAGGAGCTCAAGGACGCCGGCTTCGCCGTTGAGGCGGGAGTGGTGGGCGAGCCCACCGGCTTCATCGCCAACTACGGGAGCGGGAAGCCGGTCATTGCCATCGTCGGCGAGTTCGACGCGCTTCCCGGACTCTCGCAGGAGGCGTCGCCGTTCAAGAAGGCGATCAGCGACGGCGGGCCCGGGCACGGCTGCGGGCACCACCTCTTCGGCACCGCCTCGACTGCCGCTGCGATCGCGGTGAAGGAATGGATGGTCGCGAACAAGATCCCGGGAACGTTGCGCTTCTACGGGACGCCCGCCGAGGAAGGGGGGAGCGGCAAGGTGTACATGGTGCGCGCCGGGCTGTTCAAGGATGTCGACGCCGTGGTGTCGTGGCACCCGGGCGATCGCAACGTCGCCGACGCTAACAGCACGCTCGCCAACATCTCGGCCAAGTTCCGTTTTCGCGGCATCTCGGCCCACGCGGCGGGGGCGCCGGAGAAGGGGCGCTCGGCGCTCGATGGCGTGGAGGCGATGACGCACATGGTGAACATGATGCGCGAGCACGTCCCGCAGGACACGCGCATCCACTATGTCATCACGAATGGCGGGAAGGCGCCGAACGTGGTCCCGGACTTCGCCGAGCTGTTCATCTACGCGCGGCAGAGCGACATGCGCGTCCTCGACCAGATCTGGCAGTGGATGATCAACGCGTCGAAGGGGGCGGCGATGGGGACGATGACGACGGTGGAGCATGAGACCATCGGCGCCGTGTACAACGTGCTGCCCAACGAGGTGCTGACCCGGGTGCAGCAGAAGAACCTCGAGCGCGTGGGTGGCGTGCAGTACACAGCCGAAGACCGCGCCTTCGCGACCGAGTTGCAGAAGTCGCTCCAGGGCCCGGTGCCGCCTATCGACGACGCGGGGAAGGTCTTCCCCTTCACGGGCGGGAGCGTCGATCCGGCGAGCACCGACATGGGCGACGTGTCGTGGGCAGTGCCAACGGTGCAACTGAGCGCCGCCACCTGGGTTCCGGGGACGCCGGCGCATTCGTGGCAGGCCGTTGCGGCTGGCGGAACGCCGATCGGGGCCAAGGGAATGCTCGTCGCGGCAAAGACGATGTCGCTTACGGCGATCGACCTGTTCAAGGACCCGTCGCTCATCGTGAAGGCCAAGGCCGAGTTCGACCAGCGCCGCGGCCCCAACTTCGTGTACAGCACGCGGCTGGATCGGGAAAAGCCGGCGCTGGATTACAGGAAGTAG
- a CDS encoding DUF1343 domain-containing protein yields the protein MPVRFGIDRVVADPSLIAEALDASRAELATRGLREPRLTRAPRVGLVTNEAARLADDAERRSRLALRDAGVALVRLFSPEHGLSAQGDDGAPMLDGIDAATGLPIVSLYGERFAPPDESLADLDVVLFDIPDVGARFYTYTWTLSHVLEACARTGTPLVVLDRPNPLGGELASAEGPLLDEATCASFVGRWAIPVRHSLTLGELANSWQQTRVRDARVGVVTCEGWRRDMSWPACGLPWVATSPAMPSFDSARLYPGLCLFEGTNLSVGRGTSTPFQLVAAPWLQPEVVIEALEGELPPGVRLRSARVVPGQPPHAGTACNALRVEPVDRDAAAAIRPVAVALQLMAAIARTHRDAFAWATYPTAANPTGGDHFARLAGTRRIAPLIDTPSLTVTRAMLEEWTATGDWTARVTSALLYS from the coding sequence TTGCCTGTTCGCTTTGGTATCGATCGCGTGGTCGCCGACCCTTCGCTGATTGCGGAGGCGCTCGACGCATCGCGCGCTGAGCTGGCGACGCGCGGGTTGCGCGAGCCGCGCCTGACGCGCGCGCCTCGCGTGGGGTTGGTGACGAACGAGGCGGCGCGACTGGCGGATGACGCGGAGCGGCGGTCGCGCCTGGCGCTGCGTGATGCGGGGGTGGCGTTGGTGCGACTCTTCTCGCCCGAGCACGGGTTGAGCGCGCAGGGCGACGACGGTGCGCCAATGCTCGATGGCATCGATGCGGCGACGGGGCTACCGATCGTCTCGCTGTATGGGGAGCGCTTCGCCCCGCCTGACGAGTCGCTGGCCGATCTCGACGTCGTCCTCTTCGACATACCGGATGTTGGGGCGCGATTCTACACCTATACGTGGACGCTCTCGCACGTGCTGGAAGCGTGCGCACGCACGGGAACGCCGCTGGTGGTCCTCGACCGGCCGAACCCGTTAGGCGGTGAGCTGGCGAGCGCCGAGGGACCGCTGCTCGACGAGGCGACGTGCGCGTCGTTCGTGGGGCGCTGGGCGATCCCGGTGCGGCACTCACTCACACTGGGCGAACTGGCCAACTCCTGGCAGCAGACGCGCGTTCGAGACGCGCGCGTCGGCGTCGTGACGTGCGAGGGGTGGCGCCGCGACATGTCCTGGCCCGCGTGCGGGCTCCCCTGGGTCGCCACGTCGCCGGCGATGCCATCATTCGACTCGGCGCGGCTCTACCCCGGACTCTGCCTGTTCGAGGGGACCAACCTGAGCGTGGGACGCGGGACTTCGACGCCGTTCCAACTCGTCGCCGCGCCGTGGTTGCAGCCGGAGGTGGTCATCGAGGCGCTGGAAGGTGAACTGCCGCCCGGCGTTCGGCTGCGCAGCGCGCGCGTCGTCCCCGGTCAACCGCCGCATGCGGGAACGGCGTGTAACGCGCTTCGTGTCGAGCCGGTCGATCGCGATGCGGCGGCCGCCATCCGCCCCGTGGCCGTCGCGTTGCAGCTGATGGCGGCCATCGCCCGCACGCATCGCGACGCGTTCGCGTGGGCGACCTACCCCACCGCCGCCAACCCCACCGGGGGCGATCACTTCGCGCGGCTGGCAGGAACGCGTCGCATCGCCCCGCTCATCGACACCCCCTCGCTCACCGTCACGCGCGCGATGCTCGAGGAGTGGACCGCAACCGGTGATTGGACCGCACGCGTGACGTCGGCGCTGCTCTACAGCTGA
- a CDS encoding GNAT family N-acetyltransferase, producing the protein MSHAVRLRTPRLVIRRWSTADADGLAAAIESNLEHLQRWFSWARDEPAPQAEHVLRLDRCARDFDLDRDWPFALLTADEQVIVGGAGLHATGRDDTLEVGCWLCADVQGLGLASEVTTALCHEAFFRRGMSAVSLRCNPHNARAIRLAERMGFVRLDQREALGLGQSKHGVAEPTVIYLLRRDEVALDSPVREGGAVYEDDTPAS; encoded by the coding sequence GTGTCGCACGCGGTTCGCCTTCGAACACCTCGCCTGGTCATTCGCCGCTGGTCCACCGCCGACGCCGACGGACTTGCGGCGGCGATCGAATCGAACCTGGAGCACCTGCAACGCTGGTTCAGTTGGGCGCGCGACGAACCGGCACCGCAGGCCGAGCACGTTCTGCGCCTCGACCGATGCGCGCGCGACTTCGATCTCGACCGCGATTGGCCGTTTGCCCTGCTCACCGCCGATGAACAGGTCATCGTGGGAGGCGCCGGCCTGCATGCCACGGGGCGAGATGATACGCTCGAAGTCGGGTGCTGGCTCTGCGCCGACGTCCAGGGGCTTGGCTTGGCGAGCGAGGTGACGACGGCACTTTGTCACGAGGCGTTCTTCCGACGCGGGATGTCGGCGGTCTCGCTGCGGTGCAATCCGCATAACGCACGTGCCATTCGCCTTGCCGAGCGCATGGGGTTCGTGCGACTCGACCAGCGTGAGGCGCTGGGGCTCGGGCAATCCAAGCATGGTGTGGCCGAGCCGACGGTCATCTATCTCCTGCGTCGGGATGAAGTCGCGCTCGATTCGCCGGTCCGCGAGGGCGGAGCGGTGTATGAGGATGACACGCCGGCATCCTGA